One part of the Streptomyces ferrugineus genome encodes these proteins:
- a CDS encoding bifunctional helix-turn-helix transcriptional regulator/GNAT family N-acetyltransferase yields MTVHDIRAFNRFYTNVIGALDYSRHLYAPYTLTESRVLYELAHSPRTDAADLRAELSLDAGYLSRILNKFEQDGLIERTPSRQDPRRRRVTLTAHGRETGKLLEERSNEAVGSLLSTVPAAERPRLAEAMTTVRTILSHGRPPRREDVLLRDPGPGDLGWIVQRNAALYASEYGWNADYEGLVARIVADFAEDHDPHLERVWIAELDGRPVGCVMCVRDEAPATARLRLLLVEPEARGLGIGDRLVRAVIDFARGVGYRDLVLWTNDVLSAARRIYQRHGFVLAAEKPHRSFGKDLTGQDWRLDLHGTHD; encoded by the coding sequence ATGACCGTCCACGACATCCGCGCCTTCAACCGCTTCTACACGAACGTCATCGGCGCCCTCGACTACAGCCGCCACCTCTACGCCCCGTACACCCTCACCGAGTCCCGCGTCCTGTACGAGCTCGCGCACTCCCCGCGCACGGACGCCGCCGACCTGCGGGCCGAGCTGTCGCTGGACGCGGGGTATCTGAGCCGGATCCTGAACAAGTTCGAGCAGGACGGGCTCATCGAGCGCACGCCCTCCCGGCAGGACCCGAGGCGCCGGCGCGTCACCCTCACCGCGCACGGCCGGGAGACCGGCAAGCTGCTGGAGGAACGGTCGAACGAGGCGGTCGGCTCGCTGTTGTCCACGGTGCCGGCCGCGGAACGGCCGCGCCTGGCCGAGGCGATGACGACCGTACGCACCATCCTGTCCCACGGCCGCCCGCCCCGCCGCGAGGACGTCCTGCTGCGCGATCCCGGCCCCGGCGACCTCGGCTGGATCGTGCAGCGCAACGCCGCGCTGTACGCGAGCGAGTACGGCTGGAACGCCGACTACGAGGGCCTGGTCGCGAGGATCGTCGCCGACTTCGCGGAGGACCACGACCCGCATCTGGAGCGGGTGTGGATCGCCGAGCTGGACGGCCGCCCGGTGGGCTGCGTGATGTGCGTACGGGACGAGGCGCCCGCCACGGCCCGGCTGCGGCTGCTGCTGGTCGAGCCGGAGGCCCGTGGCCTCGGCATCGGCGACCGGCTCGTGCGGGCCGTCATCGACTTCGCGCGCGGCGTCGGCTACCGCGACCTGGTCCTGTGGACCAACGACGTCCTGAGCGCCGCCCGCCGCATCTACCAGCGCCACGGCTTCGTGCTGGCCGCCGAGAAACCCCACCGCTCCTTCGGCAAGGACCTGACCGGCCAGGACTGGCGCCTGGATCTGCACGGCACGCACGACTGA
- a CDS encoding dihydrofolate reductase family protein, translated as MRIVITEFISLDGVVQAPGGPQEDTDGGFAHGGWSHPYFDEEVLGPAFTEGLEKAEALLYGRRTYLTMAGAWPERAGDPFADRLNSLKKYVVTDTLTDSELTWDNTTRIPGGEAVARIRELRESEGGDLAMMGSPTLVRTLLQEGLVDELCLVVMPVLLGGGKSIFPADGGKRPLELVSTVTGKTGVQVCVYRPAAEG; from the coding sequence ATGCGCATCGTGATCACCGAGTTCATCAGCCTCGACGGCGTCGTCCAGGCCCCCGGCGGCCCCCAGGAGGACACCGACGGCGGGTTCGCGCACGGTGGCTGGTCGCACCCGTACTTCGACGAGGAGGTGCTCGGCCCGGCGTTCACCGAGGGGCTGGAGAAGGCCGAAGCGCTGCTGTACGGGCGTCGTACGTATCTGACGATGGCCGGTGCCTGGCCCGAGCGCGCCGGTGACCCCTTCGCCGACCGGCTGAACTCCCTGAAGAAGTACGTCGTGACCGACACCCTCACCGACTCCGAGCTGACCTGGGACAACACCACTCGGATCCCCGGCGGCGAGGCTGTCGCCCGGATCCGTGAGCTGCGCGAGAGCGAGGGCGGGGACCTGGCGATGATGGGCAGCCCGACCCTCGTCCGCACCCTCCTCCAGGAGGGCCTGGTCGACGAGCTGTGCCTCGTCGTGATGCCGGTGCTGCTGGGCGGCGGCAAGTCGATCTTCCCGGCGGACGGTGGGAAGCGGCCGTTGGAGCTGGTGTCCACGGTGACCGGGAAGACGGGCGTACAGGTGTGCGTCTACCGGCCGGCCGCCGAAGGGTAG
- a CDS encoding LacI family DNA-binding transcriptional regulator, whose translation MTVTLADVAARAQVSPATVSRVLNGNYPVAASTRERVLRAVDELDYVLNGPASALAAATSDLVGILVNDIADPFFGIMASAIQSEIGGPGGRAGGERLAVVCNTGGSPERELTYLTLLQRQRAAAVVLTGGAVEDAPHAAAVAAKLRKLAEAGTRVVLCGRPPAPDTGAIALTFDNRGGGRELTEHLIGLGHRRLGYIAGPEERTTTRHRLEGHRAALEAHGIAEDPGWTVHGRYDRRSGYEATLELLRRDPTLTAVVAANDSVALGACAALRDSGLRIPEDVSVAGFDDLPFSIDAVPSLTTVRLPLSEAGARAGRIAMGREEPPPGGIATIRGELMVRGSSGGPRG comes from the coding sequence ATGACGGTGACCCTGGCGGACGTGGCGGCCCGCGCCCAGGTCTCGCCCGCGACGGTGTCGCGCGTGCTGAACGGGAACTACCCCGTCGCCGCCTCCACCCGGGAGCGGGTGCTGCGCGCCGTGGACGAGCTGGACTACGTACTGAACGGGCCGGCGAGCGCACTGGCGGCCGCCACCTCCGACCTGGTCGGCATCCTGGTCAACGACATCGCCGACCCCTTCTTCGGGATCATGGCGAGTGCGATCCAGTCGGAGATCGGGGGTCCGGGCGGCCGGGCGGGCGGCGAACGCCTGGCCGTGGTCTGCAACACGGGCGGCTCCCCGGAGCGCGAGCTGACGTACCTCACCCTGCTGCAGCGGCAGCGCGCGGCCGCGGTCGTCCTGACCGGCGGTGCGGTGGAGGACGCCCCGCACGCGGCGGCGGTCGCGGCGAAGCTGCGGAAGCTGGCGGAGGCCGGGACCCGGGTGGTGCTGTGCGGGCGGCCGCCGGCGCCGGACACCGGTGCGATCGCGCTGACCTTCGACAACCGCGGCGGCGGCCGCGAACTGACCGAGCACCTGATCGGCCTCGGGCACCGGCGGCTGGGCTACATCGCGGGCCCTGAGGAGCGCACGACCACCCGGCACCGGCTGGAGGGCCACCGGGCCGCGCTGGAGGCGCACGGCATCGCGGAGGACCCGGGGTGGACGGTCCACGGCCGCTACGACCGCCGGTCCGGTTACGAGGCGACGCTGGAACTCCTGCGCCGGGACCCGACCCTGACCGCCGTGGTGGCGGCCAACGACTCCGTCGCGCTGGGGGCGTGCGCGGCGCTGCGGGACTCCGGTCTGCGTATCCCGGAGGACGTCTCGGTGGCCGGGTTCGACGATCTGCCGTTCAGCATCGACGCGGTGCCTTCCCTTACGACGGTGAGGTTGCCGTTGTCGGAGGCGGGGGCGCGGGCCGGGCGGATCGCGATGGGGCGGGAGGAGCCGCCGCCCGGCGGGATCGCGACGATTCGGGGGGAGTTGATGGTTCGGGGGTCTTCCGGGGGGCCTCGGGGGTAG
- a CDS encoding glycoside hydrolase family 3 protein, translated as MPDTSTGSRGSRGSRGNTATPARRTVLAAGAGLTTALALGGTAHAATPDDRRLRALIARMTLPEKVGQLFVTRVYGHSATDPDQADIDANLKEIGVRTAAELIARYRVGGIIYFTWAHNTRDPHQIADLSNGIQRASLTQPRGLPVLVSTDQEHGIVCRVGEPATLFPGAMAIGAGGSRGDARTLGRIAGQELRALGIRQNYSPVADVNVNPANPVIGVRSFGAEPDAVAGMVAAEVAGYQHGRQIAATAKHFPGHGDTAVDSHYGFPVITHTREQWESLDAPPFRAAVRAGIDSIMTAHIMVPALDDSGDPATLSRPILTGILREELGYDGVVVTDSLGMEGVRTKYGDDRVPVLALKAGVDQLLNPPSLDIAWNAVLQAVQDGELTEARLDESILRILRLKAKLRLFEEPYVSQGGVDRNVGTPSHLRAADRIAERTTTLLVNDGPLLPLSRRTHPEVLVVGADPASPSGTTGPPTGVLAGALTELGFTASALSTGTAPSAATIARAVAAAREADAVVVGTYNVTAGSAQKALVEQLLATGKPVVAVAIRNPYDVARLPGVRACLASYSWTDVELRAAARVIAGRVSPCGRLPVPVQRADDPTRVLYPIGHGLSYRGG; from the coding sequence GTGCCCGACACCAGCACGGGAAGCAGAGGAAGCAGAGGAAGCAGAGGGAACACCGCAACGCCCGCCAGACGCACTGTCCTCGCGGCCGGCGCGGGCCTCACCACCGCCCTGGCGCTCGGCGGCACCGCCCACGCGGCCACCCCCGACGACCGGCGGCTACGCGCCCTCATCGCCCGGATGACCCTGCCGGAGAAGGTCGGCCAGCTCTTCGTGACGCGGGTCTACGGCCACTCCGCGACCGACCCCGACCAGGCCGACATCGACGCCAACCTCAAGGAGATCGGCGTCCGCACGGCCGCCGAGCTGATCGCCAGGTACCGCGTCGGCGGCATCATCTACTTCACCTGGGCCCACAACACCCGCGACCCGCACCAGATCGCCGACCTCTCCAACGGCATCCAGCGCGCCTCCCTCACCCAGCCCCGCGGCCTGCCCGTGCTCGTCTCCACCGACCAGGAACACGGCATCGTCTGCCGCGTCGGCGAACCCGCCACCCTCTTCCCGGGCGCCATGGCCATCGGCGCCGGCGGCTCGCGCGGCGACGCCCGCACCCTCGGCCGGATCGCCGGACAAGAGCTCCGGGCGCTCGGCATCCGGCAGAACTACTCCCCCGTGGCCGACGTGAACGTGAACCCCGCCAACCCGGTCATCGGCGTGCGCTCCTTCGGCGCCGAGCCGGACGCGGTGGCCGGCATGGTCGCCGCCGAGGTGGCCGGATACCAGCACGGGCGTCAGATCGCGGCCACCGCCAAGCACTTCCCGGGCCACGGCGACACGGCCGTCGACAGCCACTACGGCTTCCCGGTCATCACCCACACCCGTGAGCAGTGGGAGTCCCTGGACGCGCCGCCCTTCCGGGCCGCCGTCCGCGCCGGCATCGACTCGATCATGACCGCGCACATCATGGTCCCCGCCCTCGACGACTCCGGTGACCCGGCCACCCTCTCCCGCCCCATCCTCACCGGCATCCTGCGCGAGGAACTGGGCTACGACGGGGTCGTGGTGACCGACTCCCTCGGCATGGAGGGCGTGCGCACGAAGTACGGCGACGACCGCGTGCCCGTCCTCGCGCTCAAGGCGGGCGTGGACCAGCTGCTCAACCCGCCGTCCCTCGACATCGCCTGGAACGCCGTCCTCCAGGCCGTCCAGGACGGGGAACTCACCGAGGCACGGCTCGACGAGTCCATCCTCCGCATCCTGCGGCTGAAGGCGAAGCTGCGGCTGTTCGAGGAGCCTTACGTCAGCCAGGGCGGCGTCGACCGGAACGTCGGCACCCCGTCCCACCTCAGGGCCGCCGACCGCATCGCCGAGCGCACGACGACCCTGCTGGTCAACGACGGCCCACTGCTGCCGCTGTCCCGCCGCACCCACCCCGAGGTCCTGGTCGTCGGCGCCGACCCGGCCTCCCCCTCCGGCACGACGGGGCCCCCGACCGGCGTACTCGCCGGCGCCCTCACCGAACTGGGCTTCACGGCGAGCGCCCTGTCCACCGGCACGGCGCCCTCCGCCGCCACCATCGCCCGTGCCGTCGCGGCGGCGCGGGAGGCGGACGCGGTGGTCGTGGGGACGTACAACGTCACGGCGGGCAGTGCGCAGAAGGCGCTGGTCGAGCAGTTGCTGGCGACGGGGAAGCCGGTGGTGGCGGTGGCGATCCGCAACCCCTACGACGTGGCGCGGCTGCCCGGCGTCCGCGCCTGTCTGGCCTCCTACTCCTGGACCGACGTCGAACTGCGGGCGGCCGCGCGGGTGATCGCAGGGCGGGTGTCACCGTGCGGGAGGCTGCCGGTTCCGGTGCAGCGGGCGGACGACCCGACGCGGGTGCTGTATCCGATCGGCCACGGTCTGTCGTACCGGGGAGGCTAG
- a CDS encoding ABC transporter substrate-binding protein: MAVALLASLALGTAACAENERHTTITVASVDFTRDMEKLVDDFRRTHPHIRVRFRFLPESVLRNRLSKDIAGEDGRYDVVSIGPWEAPIWASRGWLTRLDALAGRGDYDVQDFIPVVRTALSYRGGLYAVPYYGESSFLMYRKDLFAEAGLTMPERPTWPQVAALAARLDDDRHGIAGICLRGGPAWLDLLPLNTVILTFGGRWFDERWNPRLTSPETKRAVRFYVDLVRGSGEPRAFEAGPAQCDAAMRRGKAAMMYDSTFFAGRFEDPGTSEVAGKLGYAPAPVMRTDSSGWLWTWALAIPVTSKHPRAAWEFTSWATSKRYVKLYGERLGWVAVPPGSRLSTYRLPPYRKAAKAFLRPALDALGAVNLNRPGLHEQPWTGTSYVGIPEYAGLGARVAEEISAAIAGRQSVDEALAKAQIFANDVVDGGGYRD, encoded by the coding sequence GTGGCAGTGGCCCTGCTCGCCTCACTCGCCCTGGGCACCGCCGCCTGCGCCGAGAACGAGCGGCACACGACGATCACGGTGGCGTCCGTCGACTTCACCCGGGACATGGAGAAGCTGGTCGACGACTTCCGGCGCACCCATCCCCACATCCGCGTGAGGTTCCGCTTCCTCCCCGAGAGCGTGCTGCGCAACCGGCTGTCCAAGGACATCGCCGGCGAGGACGGCCGCTACGACGTCGTCTCCATCGGCCCGTGGGAGGCGCCGATCTGGGCCTCGCGAGGCTGGCTCACCCGACTCGATGCCCTGGCCGGGCGGGGCGACTACGACGTACAGGACTTCATTCCCGTGGTGCGCACGGCGCTGTCGTACCGGGGCGGCCTGTACGCGGTGCCGTACTACGGGGAGTCGTCCTTCCTGATGTACCGCAAGGACCTGTTCGCCGAGGCGGGGTTGACCATGCCGGAACGCCCGACCTGGCCGCAGGTCGCCGCACTGGCTGCCAGGCTCGACGACGACCGGCACGGCATCGCCGGAATCTGCCTGCGGGGAGGCCCCGCCTGGCTGGACCTGCTGCCCCTCAACACGGTGATCCTCACCTTCGGAGGCCGTTGGTTCGACGAGCGGTGGAACCCCCGGCTCACCTCCCCCGAAACCAAGCGGGCGGTGCGGTTCTACGTGGATCTGGTGCGCGGTTCCGGCGAGCCCCGGGCCTTCGAAGCCGGGCCTGCCCAGTGCGATGCGGCGATGCGGCGGGGCAAGGCGGCCATGATGTACGACAGCACCTTCTTCGCCGGCCGTTTCGAGGACCCCGGGACCAGCGAGGTCGCCGGAAAGCTCGGCTACGCCCCGGCCCCGGTGATGCGCACCGACAGCTCGGGCTGGCTGTGGACCTGGGCGCTGGCGATCCCGGTCACGTCCAAGCACCCGAGAGCAGCGTGGGAGTTCACCTCCTGGGCCACGTCGAAGCGGTACGTGAAGCTCTACGGCGAAAGGCTCGGCTGGGTCGCCGTGCCACCCGGCAGCCGCCTGTCCACCTACCGGCTCCCTCCGTACCGGAAGGCCGCGAAGGCGTTTCTCCGACCGGCCCTCGACGCACTGGGCGCCGTGAACCTCAACCGGCCCGGCCTGCACGAGCAGCCGTGGACGGGAACGTCGTACGTCGGCATCCCGGAGTACGCCGGCCTCGGCGCCCGGGTGGCCGAGGAGATCTCCGCGGCGATCGCCGGCCGCCAGTCCGTCGACGAGGCACTGGCGAAGGCCCAGATCTTCGCGAACGACGTGGTCGACGGGGGCGGCTACCGGGACTGA
- a CDS encoding MFS transporter: MSLARTLIDVRPLRTSPVFRRLLIGRTVSVLGGFMTMVTVMYQVWELTHSTVWSGAVGLAQALPMICVGLLAGAWVDRGDRRRIFLVATVGQAVCAALLAVQGFTGGVPVSGILVLVAAGACFGAVGGPAAGVFVPRLLPKEQVAAGLALNHATAQMMMLVGPALGGLFLGWFGIGVCYLLDALSFGLAFYGAFGLPALPPEGEPSRDGLRGVLDGLRFLAGHRVVRGALITDLAATVLAMPISLYPLINAERFGGNPRTLGLFLSAVAVGGVTATALSGSVTRLGRPGLVMLCGAGTWGAALALFGLMTDPWAGLGLLVVAGAADALSVVSRSTIVQTRTPDALLGRVTAAEQIVGQAGPHLGNLRGGLVAGWSSGATALVTGGLLCLLAVAYVGASTPELRGGAAKPDGP; this comes from the coding sequence ATGAGCCTCGCCCGTACGTTGATCGACGTACGGCCGTTGCGGACCTCGCCCGTCTTCCGGCGGCTGCTGATCGGGCGGACGGTGTCCGTGCTCGGCGGCTTCATGACCATGGTCACCGTCATGTACCAGGTCTGGGAGCTGACGCACAGCACGGTCTGGAGCGGGGCGGTGGGTCTCGCGCAGGCGTTGCCCATGATCTGCGTGGGGCTGTTGGCCGGGGCGTGGGTGGACCGGGGCGACCGGCGGCGGATCTTCCTGGTCGCCACCGTGGGGCAGGCGGTGTGCGCGGCGCTGCTCGCGGTGCAGGGGTTCACCGGGGGCGTGCCGGTGAGCGGGATCCTGGTGCTGGTGGCGGCCGGGGCCTGCTTCGGCGCGGTCGGCGGACCGGCGGCGGGCGTGTTCGTGCCGCGGCTGCTGCCGAAGGAGCAGGTGGCGGCCGGGCTGGCCCTCAACCATGCCACCGCCCAGATGATGATGCTGGTGGGCCCGGCGCTGGGCGGACTGTTCCTCGGCTGGTTCGGCATCGGCGTCTGCTATCTGCTGGACGCGCTGAGCTTCGGTCTCGCCTTCTACGGCGCCTTCGGGCTGCCCGCGCTGCCGCCCGAGGGCGAGCCGTCGCGGGACGGGCTGCGCGGCGTCCTGGACGGGCTGCGCTTCCTGGCCGGCCACCGGGTGGTGCGCGGCGCGCTGATCACCGACCTGGCGGCCACGGTCCTCGCCATGCCGATCAGCCTGTACCCGCTGATCAACGCCGAGCGCTTCGGCGGCAACCCGCGCACCCTCGGCCTGTTCCTGTCGGCCGTCGCGGTGGGCGGGGTCACGGCGACGGCCCTGTCGGGTTCGGTGACCCGGCTGGGCCGGCCCGGCCTTGTGATGCTGTGCGGGGCGGGGACCTGGGGTGCGGCGCTGGCGCTGTTCGGGCTGATGACCGACCCGTGGGCGGGGCTCGGGCTGCTGGTGGTGGCCGGCGCCGCGGACGCCCTGTCGGTCGTCTCACGCAGCACGATCGTCCAGACCCGCACCCCCGACGCCCTGCTCGGCCGGGTGACGGCCGCGGAGCAGATCGTCGGCCAGGCGGGCCCGCACCTCGGCAACCTGCGTGGCGGCCTGGTCGCCGGCTGGTCCTCCGGCGCGACGGCACTGGTCACCGGCGGCCTGCTGTGCCTGCTGGCGGTGGCCTACGTGGGTGCCAGCACGCCGGAGCTGCGGGGCGGGGCGGCCAAGCCGGACGGGCCGTGA
- a CDS encoding Gfo/Idh/MocA family protein gives MTRKTVRIAMNGVTGRMGYRQHLVRSILAIREQGGLDLGDGTVLWPEPVLVGRREYALKALAEQHGLDAENISTDVDTVLADPAVDIYFDAQVTSAREEAIKKAIVAGKHIYTEKPTATGLEGALELARLANEAGIKHGVVQDKLFLPGLLKLKRLIDGGFFGRILSVRGEFGYWVFEGDWQTAQRPSWNYRSEDGGGIVVDMFPHWEYVLHELFGRVKSVQALTATHIPQRWDENDKPYDATADDAAYGIFELDGGAIAQINSSWAVRVNRDELVEFQVDGTEGSAVAGLRNCRVQHRSMTPKPVWNPDIPATYSFRDQWQEIPDNDDFDNGFKAQWELFLKHVYADAPYQWDLLAGARGVQLAELGLKSSAEGRRIDVPEISL, from the coding sequence GTGACACGCAAGACGGTGCGTATCGCCATGAACGGTGTGACTGGGCGCATGGGCTACCGCCAGCACCTGGTCCGCTCCATCCTGGCCATCCGCGAGCAGGGCGGCCTCGACCTCGGCGACGGCACCGTGCTGTGGCCGGAGCCGGTCCTGGTCGGGCGCCGCGAGTACGCCCTCAAGGCGCTCGCCGAGCAGCACGGACTGGACGCGGAGAACATCTCGACCGACGTCGACACGGTCCTCGCCGACCCGGCCGTCGACATCTACTTCGACGCCCAGGTCACCTCCGCCCGCGAGGAGGCGATCAAGAAGGCGATCGTCGCCGGAAAGCACATCTACACCGAGAAGCCCACGGCCACCGGCCTGGAGGGCGCCCTGGAGCTGGCCCGGCTCGCGAACGAGGCGGGCATCAAGCACGGCGTCGTCCAGGACAAGCTGTTCCTCCCCGGCCTGCTCAAGCTCAAGCGCCTCATCGACGGCGGCTTCTTCGGCCGGATCCTCTCCGTGCGCGGCGAGTTCGGCTACTGGGTCTTCGAGGGCGACTGGCAGACCGCCCAGCGCCCGTCCTGGAACTACCGCTCCGAGGACGGCGGCGGCATCGTCGTCGACATGTTCCCGCACTGGGAGTACGTCCTGCACGAGCTCTTCGGCCGCGTGAAGTCCGTCCAGGCCCTCACCGCCACCCACATCCCGCAGCGCTGGGACGAGAACGACAAGCCCTACGACGCCACCGCCGACGACGCCGCCTACGGCATCTTCGAGCTCGACGGCGGCGCCATCGCCCAGATCAACTCCTCCTGGGCCGTGCGCGTCAACCGCGACGAGCTGGTGGAGTTCCAGGTCGACGGGACGGAAGGGTCGGCGGTCGCCGGGCTCCGCAACTGCCGCGTCCAGCACCGCAGCATGACCCCCAAGCCGGTCTGGAACCCCGACATCCCGGCCACCTACTCCTTCCGCGACCAGTGGCAGGAGATCCCGGACAATGACGACTTCGACAACGGCTTCAAGGCCCAGTGGGAGCTGTTCCTCAAGCACGTCTACGCCGACGCCCCCTACCAGTGGGACCTCCTGGCCGGCGCCCGCGGCGTCCAGCTCGCCGAGCTGGGCCTGAAGTCGTCGGCCGAGGGCCGCCGTATCGACGTACCGGAGATCTCGCTGTGA
- a CDS encoding RBBP9/YdeN family alpha/beta hydrolase — protein sequence MTAYLILHGWQNHRPEDHWQHWLADRLTELGHRVTYPQLPDPDDPELEVWLAELGGHLAGLDAGTERVVVAHSLSAVLWLHAAARGMPELGAVDRVLLVAPPSGRVLERHPEVARFALRSLEFTLPGPTRLVAGDDDPYCPEGARTVYGDPLALPADILPGAAHLDLDAGYGPWPAVLGWCLDPTAPLLARPV from the coding sequence ATGACCGCCTACCTCATCCTCCACGGCTGGCAGAACCACCGCCCCGAGGACCACTGGCAGCACTGGCTCGCCGACCGGCTCACCGAGCTCGGCCACCGGGTCACCTATCCGCAGCTTCCGGACCCCGACGACCCCGAACTGGAGGTCTGGCTGGCGGAGTTGGGCGGGCACCTGGCCGGGCTCGACGCCGGGACGGAGCGGGTCGTGGTCGCGCACAGCCTGTCCGCCGTGCTGTGGCTGCACGCCGCCGCGCGGGGGATGCCGGAGCTCGGCGCGGTGGACCGGGTGCTGCTGGTCGCCCCGCCGTCGGGCCGGGTGCTCGAGCGGCATCCGGAGGTCGCCCGATTCGCCCTGCGGTCCCTGGAGTTCACGCTTCCCGGCCCCACCCGCCTGGTCGCCGGGGACGACGACCCGTACTGCCCGGAGGGCGCCCGCACCGTCTACGGCGACCCGCTCGCCCTCCCGGCCGACATCCTCCCGGGCGCCGCCCACCTGGACCTGGACGCCGGGTACGGGCCGTGGCCCGCCGTACTGGGCTGGTGCCTGGACCCGACCGCGCCGCTCCTGGCTCGGCCGGTGTAG
- a CDS encoding sugar phosphate isomerase/epimerase family protein → MKLAFSTLGVPGLPLPDVLRLATTHGYHGVELRAHPEEPVHPGLGPGERADVAAEFKAAGIELLGLAGYAKVAAPGDDGPVIEEMRTLLDLAHDLGAPFVRVFPGADHEQSRQSADAVAARRLGTAAEYAADVGVRILLETHDSHRTAADSIRVLGLVGHRHVGSLWDVMHTWLGGEQPSESYAALAPYLGYVQVKDIASADDTTPLPLGAGVLPLAECVEVLSRHNWDGWLCWEYEKRWYDGAAPLDGLLDGGRDHLSRLLNESA, encoded by the coding sequence ATGAAACTGGCGTTCTCCACCCTCGGCGTCCCCGGTCTCCCCCTCCCCGACGTGCTGCGCCTGGCGACCACGCACGGGTACCACGGCGTCGAGCTGCGCGCGCATCCGGAGGAACCCGTGCACCCGGGCCTGGGACCCGGTGAACGGGCCGATGTGGCGGCCGAGTTCAAGGCCGCCGGCATCGAGCTGCTGGGCCTGGCCGGGTACGCCAAGGTCGCCGCGCCCGGGGACGACGGGCCCGTGATCGAGGAGATGCGCACCCTCCTCGACCTCGCCCACGACCTCGGCGCGCCCTTCGTCCGTGTCTTCCCCGGCGCCGACCACGAGCAGAGCCGGCAGTCGGCGGACGCGGTCGCCGCGCGGCGGCTGGGCACGGCCGCGGAGTACGCCGCCGACGTCGGCGTACGGATCCTGCTGGAGACCCACGACTCGCATCGCACCGCCGCCGACTCGATCCGTGTCCTCGGCCTGGTGGGCCACCGCCACGTCGGCTCGCTGTGGGACGTCATGCACACCTGGCTGGGCGGCGAGCAGCCCTCGGAGAGCTACGCCGCGCTCGCCCCGTACCTCGGCTACGTCCAGGTCAAGGACATCGCCTCCGCCGACGACACGACCCCGCTGCCGCTCGGCGCCGGGGTGCTGCCGCTCGCCGAGTGCGTGGAGGTCCTCTCCCGGCACAACTGGGACGGCTGGCTGTGCTGGGAGTACGAGAAGCGGTGGTACGACGGGGCCGCGCCGCTCGACGGGCTCCTCGACGGCGGGCGTGACCATCTGTCGCGGCTGCTGAACGAGTCGGCCTGA
- a CDS encoding dihydrodipicolinate synthase family protein, with amino-acid sequence MTIHLPDSQGGLRAYEPRSAPLALDPGAPFTSRTVFSAAHVVADPYADTTPDSPAAVDWDATLAFRRHLWSHGLGVAEAMDTAQRGMGLDWAGAAELIRRSAAEAKAVGGRIACGVGTDQIAAGSLAQVRAAYEEQLAVVEESGAQAILMASRALCAAASGPEDYLEVYGHLLRQSAEPVILHWLGPMFDPALEGYWGSADLDAATDTFLEVIAAHPDKVDGIKVSLLDAQREIDIRRRLPQGVRCYTGDDFNYPELIAGDEQGFSHALLGIFDPLGPLAAQAVRVLDTGNVAGFRELLDPTVELSRHLFQTPTRFYKTGVVFLAWLAGHQSHFTMVGGLQSARSLPHFARAYELADGLGLFPDPKLAEERMKNLLALYGVAQ; translated from the coding sequence GTGACCATCCACCTGCCCGACTCCCAGGGCGGCCTGCGGGCGTACGAGCCCCGCAGCGCGCCGCTCGCCCTCGATCCGGGCGCGCCCTTCACCTCCCGTACGGTCTTCTCGGCGGCGCACGTCGTCGCCGACCCGTACGCCGACACAACCCCCGACTCGCCCGCCGCCGTCGACTGGGACGCCACCCTCGCCTTCCGCCGCCACCTGTGGTCCCACGGGCTCGGCGTCGCCGAGGCCATGGACACCGCCCAGCGCGGCATGGGCCTGGACTGGGCGGGCGCGGCCGAGCTGATCCGGCGCAGCGCCGCCGAGGCCAAGGCGGTCGGCGGCCGGATCGCCTGCGGTGTCGGCACCGACCAGATCGCCGCCGGATCCCTCGCGCAGGTCCGGGCGGCCTACGAGGAGCAGCTCGCGGTCGTGGAGGAGTCGGGCGCCCAGGCGATCCTGATGGCCTCCCGCGCCCTGTGCGCCGCCGCCTCCGGCCCCGAGGACTACCTGGAGGTCTACGGCCACCTGCTCCGCCAGTCCGCCGAGCCGGTCATCCTGCACTGGCTGGGCCCGATGTTCGACCCGGCGCTGGAGGGCTACTGGGGCTCCGCCGACCTCGACGCGGCCACCGACACCTTCCTGGAGGTCATCGCCGCGCACCCCGACAAGGTGGACGGCATCAAGGTGTCGCTGCTGGACGCGCAGCGCGAGATCGACATCCGCCGCCGGCTGCCGCAGGGCGTGCGCTGCTACACCGGCGACGACTTCAACTACCCCGAGCTGATCGCGGGCGACGAGCAGGGCTTCAGCCACGCCCTGCTCGGCATCTTCGACCCGCTGGGCCCGCTGGCTGCGCAGGCGGTGCGGGTCCTGGACACGGGGAACGTGGCGGGCTTCCGTGAACTCCTCGACCCGACGGTCGAGTTGTCCCGTCACCTCTTCCAGACCCCGACCCGCTTCTACAAGACGGGCGTGGTCTTCCTGGCCTGGCTGGCCGGCCACCAGTCGCACTTCACCATGGTCGGCGGCCTGCAGTCGGCCCGTTCCCTCCCGCACTTCGCCCGCGCCTACGAACTCGCCGACGGACTGGGCCTGTTCCCGGACCCGAAGCTGGCGGAGGAGCGGATGAAGAACCTGCTCGCGCTGTACGGAGTCGCCCAGTGA